Genomic window (Thermodesulfobacteriota bacterium):
TTGAGTGATACGATCAATAAGTGGTTAAATAGATATCCAAAAAGTCCAAAGATGGCGCCAAAAATAAGGAAAACCCAGAGAGAAGACAATGCTGGGGATGGATATTGAGGCATCACTATGTCCGGCCCTTGCCCCATTAGACTACGAAGAACTATGTCAGACATCGCTGAAGCAACCATAACGGATTGAAACGAAAGAAAGGTGAATTTAAAGTGGGGTCGCATCTCCTCTATAACAAAAAGGATACCAGCAAAAGGCGCATTGAATGCGGCCGCAAGGCCGGCACCGGCTCCCGCTGCTACCAATATATGTAGTTCATCCTTAGGCACCTTAAACAGATCCCCCATCATCTTTCCTATATTACCACCCATCTGTATTGTTGGACCTTCTCTACCTAGAACCATGCCTCCGCCCAGCGCAAATATCCCTCCAAGAAACTTTATCGGAAGAACACGTTTCCAACGGAGAGGCCTTTCCTCGTCCAATGCTCCTTCTATTTCTTGAACACCGCTTCCGCTAGTTTCCGGTGCAAAATTTCGAACTATAAGCAGGGCAACATAAACCATTACCGCCGATAATAAAATCGGGAGACCCCAAGCTATGAAATCATAATTTTCAGCCCAGCCTATAAGCGATATCCTCCACCTTGTGATTTCGATCAATATGATTTGAAATACAGCGCCAACTAATCCAGCAAGGCTCCCAACCAGAAGGGCCCAAAAGAGTACAGGGGTATTCCTCTTTTCCGCCTCGAGGAATCTCTTTAAGGCTCGTCGTCCCTTATCAGGTTGAGTAGATGAATCATATGTTAGTGATTGCGCGGATTTATTATTGTATATATCTGGCATGGGGATCCTCCAATCCTCCTTTTAAACCACATCAAGACTCGATTGTTCAGTAAGATAAACGAAAATCACAATCGTAGTTACCATTATAAATCGATGGTCGGGCCTAAGACAAGTAAATAAATACAATGTTCACAAATGGTTACAAAGCCATTAACCACTTATAACAAAATAATAGATAATTCTATGACTATAATAGTTCTAATTTTTCAATTATGGAATCGGCTATGACTTCGGGGCGCTTTGAAATATCTGCAGTAATTACACCTTCGGGTTCCTCGAGTGTTCTT
Coding sequences:
- the clcA gene encoding H(+)/Cl(-) exchange transporter ClcA, producing the protein MPDIYNNKSAQSLTYDSSTQPDKGRRALKRFLEAEKRNTPVLFWALLVGSLAGLVGAVFQIILIEITRWRISLIGWAENYDFIAWGLPILLSAVMVYVALLIVRNFAPETSGSGVQEIEGALDEERPLRWKRVLPIKFLGGIFALGGGMVLGREGPTIQMGGNIGKMMGDLFKVPKDELHILVAAGAGAGLAAAFNAPFAGILFVIEEMRPHFKFTFLSFQSVMVASAMSDIVLRSLMGQGPDIVMPQYPSPALSSLWVFLIFGAIFGLFGYLFNHLLIVSLNFFAGLRGWLYMFTGLIVGAIIGLLGWLFPNTIGGGYDVIPKAIQNTFPVMTLLVLFIARFGTTAFSYGSGAPGGIFAPMLALGTLFGLWFGHFTHELFPAHVLHPEIFAVAGMGALFSATVRAPLTGIALTIEMTLNYSQILPLILTCMSATIVAQGLGGRPIYTILLHRTLKLAKSKTNQVKEG